One Mycolicibacterium fluoranthenivorans DNA window includes the following coding sequences:
- a CDS encoding cation:dicarboxylate symporter family transporter: MTSHQDTPTKKRDRTHWLYIAVIAAVVIGVGVGLLAPSIGKDVGVLGTMFVNLIKMMIAPVIFCTIVLGIGSVRKAATVGRVGGLAFVYFLIMSTVALGIGLVVGNLLKPGSGMHLSEKTAGQGAALAEKAHQAGGLMDFVTHIIPNTLLSSLTEGNVLQALFVALLVGFALQAMGTAGEPILRGIEHLQKLVFKVLTMILWLAPIGAFGAIANVVGQTGWSAVTQLLALMLGFYLTCIVFVFGVLGVLLRAVSGVSIFKLVRYLAREYLLIFSTSSSESALPRLIAKMEHLGVDRSTVGVVVPTGYSFNLDGTAIYLTMASLFIADAMGHPLSLGEQLSLLVFMIVASKGAAGVSGAGMATLAGGLQSHRPDLLDGVGLIVGIDRFMSEARAVTNFSGNAVATVLVGSWTKTIDRAKVDAVLSGQAPFDELTMVDEARAEEPASERTPVPV; the protein is encoded by the coding sequence CACCCACTGGCTGTACATCGCCGTCATCGCCGCCGTCGTGATCGGTGTCGGTGTCGGCCTCCTCGCCCCTTCCATCGGCAAGGACGTCGGTGTCCTGGGCACCATGTTCGTCAACCTGATCAAGATGATGATCGCGCCGGTCATCTTCTGCACCATCGTGCTGGGCATCGGCTCGGTCCGCAAAGCCGCCACCGTCGGGCGCGTCGGCGGGCTGGCCTTCGTCTACTTCTTGATCATGTCGACCGTCGCGCTCGGCATCGGGTTGGTCGTCGGCAACCTGCTCAAGCCGGGCTCCGGTATGCACCTGTCGGAGAAGACCGCGGGCCAGGGCGCCGCCCTGGCCGAGAAGGCACATCAGGCCGGCGGCCTGATGGACTTCGTCACTCATATCATCCCGAACACGCTGCTGTCCTCACTGACCGAGGGAAATGTGTTGCAGGCGTTGTTCGTTGCGCTTCTGGTCGGATTCGCGCTGCAGGCCATGGGGACCGCCGGCGAGCCCATCCTGCGCGGTATCGAGCATCTGCAGAAGCTGGTGTTCAAGGTACTCACCATGATCTTGTGGCTGGCCCCGATCGGCGCGTTCGGTGCCATCGCCAACGTCGTCGGGCAGACCGGCTGGAGTGCGGTCACCCAACTGCTGGCACTGATGCTCGGCTTCTACCTCACCTGCATCGTGTTCGTGTTCGGTGTCCTGGGTGTGCTGCTGCGCGCGGTGTCCGGCGTGTCGATCTTCAAGCTGGTGCGCTACCTGGCCCGCGAATACCTGCTCATCTTCTCCACCTCCTCCTCGGAGTCGGCGCTGCCCCGGCTGATCGCCAAGATGGAACACCTGGGCGTGGACCGCAGCACCGTCGGCGTGGTGGTCCCCACCGGATACTCGTTCAACCTGGACGGCACGGCGATCTACCTGACGATGGCATCGCTTTTCATCGCCGACGCCATGGGCCATCCGCTGTCCCTCGGTGAACAGCTGTCGCTGCTGGTGTTCATGATCGTCGCCTCCAAGGGCGCCGCCGGGGTCAGTGGCGCCGGAATGGCCACCCTGGCCGGCGGCCTGCAGAGCCACCGGCCGGACCTGCTCGACGGCGTGGGCCTGATCGTCGGGATCGACCGCTTCATGTCCGAGGCGCGTGCGGTGACCAACTTCTCGGGCAACGCGGTGGCCACCGTCCTGGTCGGGTCGTGGACCAAGACGATCGACCGGGCCAAGGTCGACGCCGTGCTGAGCGGCCAGGCACCGTTCGACGAGCTGACCATGGTCGACGAGGCACGCGCCGAAGAGCCGGCATCGGAGCGCACTCCGGTGCCGGTGTAG
- a CDS encoding DUF3060 domain-containing protein: MNPQDDPEARIRALEQPLSDMARASELGTDQQYSADGYTPPPPPTAQWSYHSGYPSGFPTAPPRSGFRLWMLILPVMISILALVGGIVTWVILQNATMIRTSPGISGGGGLITSAAPSRRSTVNQPPTAVPTAAPSQTLPQPGSTVSVSGIGAVKTIACNENVVVVSGANNRVTITGHCTSLTVSGFENNVTVDTADAITASGFNNHVAFHSGSPAVNQSGEGNLVEQS, translated from the coding sequence ATGAACCCGCAGGATGATCCCGAGGCCCGGATCCGGGCCCTCGAGCAGCCGCTCAGCGATATGGCCAGGGCTTCCGAACTGGGCACCGACCAGCAGTACAGCGCCGACGGCTACACCCCACCTCCGCCGCCCACCGCACAATGGTCGTATCACAGCGGGTATCCGTCCGGGTTTCCCACTGCACCACCACGTTCCGGGTTTCGCCTGTGGATGTTGATCCTGCCGGTCATGATCAGCATCCTCGCCCTCGTCGGCGGCATCGTCACATGGGTGATACTCCAGAACGCCACGATGATCCGAACCTCTCCGGGGATCTCCGGGGGCGGCGGCCTGATCACCAGCGCTGCGCCCAGCCGGCGGTCGACGGTGAACCAGCCCCCCACCGCGGTGCCGACCGCCGCGCCGTCGCAGACGCTGCCCCAGCCCGGTAGCACGGTGAGCGTCTCGGGCATCGGCGCCGTCAAGACCATCGCCTGCAATGAGAACGTGGTGGTGGTCAGCGGCGCGAACAACCGGGTCACCATCACCGGGCATTGCACCAGCCTGACGGTGTCCGGCTTCGAGAACAACGTCACCGTGGACACGGCGGATGCCATCACGGCCAGCGGGTTCAACAACCACGTGGCGTTCCACTCCGGCTCACCGGCGGTCAACCAATCCGGCGAGGGAAATCTCGTCGAGCAGAGCTAG